One Cardinium endosymbiont cEper1 of Encarsia pergandiella genomic region harbors:
- a CDS encoding sodium:solute symporter family protein — MGSRNMSTWVITISLIATIYGGNFLHTQLTGYYYQGLYMLILSLGSPLRFYLASRFIIVRMQEWLGDFSIAESMGRLCGKSVQMLTAIFGIIVTIAKISAQFKISLIIIESIPFCNGTAYAKYCTVILGILVTIYTILGGARSIVLTDFYQFCFFSVCLPILTFTFLYHAQNPWINWKKFINMSQFNLSQIATWDISPTWDNSLAHLFTYFIWHSIFTFDPAQIQRFYMSSSIRQATKVFLKSGIIRIIFSLLFLVFIAALYTGGHSVPPKQKILDYIMQLSHFPGMKGLLITSVIALCISTVDAYLHIGSVLFANDIWPLITGTKERSDKYSLKVVRIASGLIGISTIFITLQMNNIRQFLNKVFYFYTPSVTVPMIMACFGFRPRSSAVLWSMGINTVLTVYHIFIKGQAIREYDVFLSLIYGASILLIIHYLLPKKSNTGWVGIPDDSPVKLQSQETKRWWLRRLYYFQSTFTKSYWKDIFPKSATTFIASGIYFIIYSAILLFYVKQVYLFPYIYWYISIMIIGTIITIYPTLHAYKQEGNSLLHGLWPILLFLVLFISGITYMKLSHFSSMSCALFIVNIGLGSLLLPSSIMIAMLAITLFLHRWIPPHVHLVSCKEWITTETIAGSIILLSCFVYRHIRNKANRKLETIVLTRIYDQHYALAALHNQENWNQLDPTYSGKVLQDIADELGAYEENIPIQQYQKKLYVFRKSLLKRAKEERRSTLDSKSVHKVNIEDLVLKSYETVRKLDIPIQLLLKKKTKEKYLFSEPSIFERLFTTNFWNLCQSKCTIDHTVYLTISDTRLSYPLSSTYQVDIRDAYEKQQLTPPTLSALAFSISTDTDILNILSTYEVTDEIDSGYLPKTINNLYQEESRQIVQAHGGYIQIIETATSLTCLYILPIDGKKVMRFKRYHTDGLSNKVAETPTSLTQEKELVKLLVSKTTLTKTKIEETINFIKKAHGATTRKSGEPYYTHPMEVAKIVLKATNNPDTILAALLHDVVEDTTATLEQIELLYGVDIAYIVDMVTHYNTYGFRWKLDNSENKIILNQCKDIRVVQIKLADRLHNLRTISVRMLSSQKRIAKDTMEFYIPWARKNNIVLWIPEMENICERIRNECQSER, encoded by the coding sequence GTGGGAAGTAGAAATATGTCCACTTGGGTGATTACCATTTCTTTAATAGCCACCATATATGGAGGGAATTTTTTACACACTCAGCTGACTGGTTACTACTATCAAGGTTTATATATGTTAATACTAAGTTTAGGTAGCCCACTTAGATTTTATTTAGCCTCTCGGTTCATTATTGTTAGAATGCAAGAATGGCTAGGAGATTTTTCTATTGCAGAATCTATGGGTAGGCTATGTGGAAAATCTGTTCAAATGCTTACGGCTATATTCGGTATTATAGTAACAATAGCTAAAATTTCTGCTCAGTTTAAGATTAGTCTAATTATTATTGAATCTATTCCTTTTTGTAATGGAACAGCATATGCTAAATATTGCACAGTCATTTTGGGAATATTAGTTACGATTTACACTATTTTAGGAGGAGCTAGATCCATAGTATTAACCGATTTTTATCAATTTTGTTTCTTCAGTGTTTGTTTGCCTATTTTAACTTTTACTTTTTTATACCATGCTCAAAATCCATGGATTAATTGGAAAAAGTTTATCAATATGTCACAATTTAATTTGTCTCAAATAGCTACTTGGGATATATCTCCTACATGGGATAATTCCTTAGCTCATTTATTTACTTATTTCATTTGGCATTCCATATTTACTTTTGATCCAGCTCAAATCCAGCGCTTTTATATGTCTTCTTCTATTCGGCAAGCAACTAAAGTATTTTTAAAAAGTGGCATAATTCGAATCATTTTTTCGCTACTATTTTTAGTTTTTATTGCTGCTTTATATACAGGTGGACATAGTGTTCCACCTAAACAAAAAATATTAGATTATATTATGCAGCTTAGTCATTTTCCTGGAATGAAAGGATTGCTTATCACATCTGTTATTGCTTTGTGTATTTCTACTGTTGACGCTTATTTGCATATAGGTTCTGTATTATTTGCTAATGACATATGGCCTCTCATAACTGGTACTAAAGAACGCTCCGATAAATATTCTCTAAAAGTTGTACGAATAGCCTCTGGTTTAATAGGTATAAGTACAATTTTTATTACATTACAAATGAACAATATTAGACAATTTTTGAACAAAGTATTTTATTTCTATACCCCTTCGGTTACGGTTCCAATGATTATGGCTTGCTTTGGGTTTAGACCCCGTTCGTCTGCTGTCTTATGGTCAATGGGAATTAACACAGTGCTGACTGTTTATCATATTTTTATAAAAGGTCAAGCTATAAGAGAATATGATGTATTCTTATCTCTTATATATGGTGCGTCCATTTTATTGATCATCCATTACCTGTTACCTAAAAAATCAAATACGGGTTGGGTGGGAATTCCAGATGATAGTCCCGTAAAATTACAAAGTCAGGAAACAAAACGTTGGTGGCTAAGAAGATTATACTATTTTCAGTCAACTTTTACAAAGTCTTACTGGAAGGATATTTTTCCTAAAAGTGCCACTACTTTCATAGCATCAGGGATTTATTTTATTATTTACAGCGCTATTCTACTTTTTTATGTCAAGCAAGTATATCTGTTTCCCTACATATACTGGTACATATCTATCATGATTATAGGAACAATAATAACCATCTATCCTACTCTTCACGCTTATAAACAGGAAGGTAATAGTTTGTTGCATGGATTATGGCCTATATTGCTATTTTTAGTCCTTTTTATTTCTGGCATCACATATATGAAATTAAGCCATTTTTCCTCTATGTCTTGCGCACTATTTATAGTAAATATAGGTCTAGGTAGTCTATTATTGCCATCTAGTATAATGATAGCAATGCTAGCCATAACGCTGTTTTTACATAGATGGATACCGCCTCATGTACACCTTGTAAGTTGTAAAGAATGGATAACTACAGAAACAATAGCAGGATCAATTATTTTACTAAGTTGCTTCGTGTATAGGCATATAAGGAATAAAGCCAATAGGAAACTAGAAACTATAGTGTTAACTAGAATCTATGATCAACACTATGCACTAGCTGCTCTACATAATCAAGAAAATTGGAATCAATTAGACCCTACCTATAGCGGAAAAGTACTACAAGATATAGCTGATGAACTAGGAGCCTATGAAGAAAATATACCTATACAACAATACCAAAAAAAGTTATATGTATTTAGAAAATCTTTACTGAAAAGGGCTAAAGAAGAACGTAGGTCTACATTAGACTCAAAATCTGTCCATAAAGTTAATATAGAGGATCTGGTCCTAAAATCTTATGAAACTGTTAGGAAACTAGATATACCGATACAATTGCTTTTAAAGAAGAAAACTAAAGAAAAATACTTATTCAGTGAACCATCTATCTTTGAAAGATTATTTACTACAAACTTTTGGAACCTATGCCAGAGTAAATGCACGATAGATCATACAGTTTATTTGACTATTTCAGACACACGCTTATCTTATCCTCTCTCTAGTACTTACCAGGTAGATATACGTGATGCGTACGAAAAGCAGCAATTAACACCTCCTACATTGTCTGCGCTTGCTTTCTCTATATCTACTGATACAGATATTTTAAACATATTGTCTACTTACGAAGTTACTGACGAAATTGATTCAGGTTATTTACCTAAGACAATCAATAATCTATATCAAGAAGAAAGCAGGCAAATAGTACAAGCTCATGGAGGATATATACAGATTATAGAAACAGCAACTAGTTTGACCTGTCTCTATATATTACCTATTGATGGTAAAAAGGTTATGCGGTTTAAGCGATATCATACCGATGGCTTGTCTAATAAAGTAGCAGAAACACCTACAAGTTTAACTCAAGAAAAAGAACTTGTTAAGCTACTTGTAAGTAAAACAACGTTAACTAAAACAAAGATAGAAGAAACCATTAACTTCATTAAGAAAGCACACGGCGCTACTACACGTAAATCTGGTGAACCATACTATACCCATCCTATGGAGGTAGCTAAGATTGTCTTGAAGGCTACAAATAATCCTGACACCATTTTAGCTGCTCTGTTGCATGATGTAGTAGAGGATACGACTGCTACATTAGAGCAAATAGAACTACTCTATGGGGTTGATATTGCTTATATAGTAGATATGGTTACTCATTATAACACCTATGGTTTTCGATGGAAATTAGATAATTCAGAAAATAAAATCATATTAAATCAGTGTAAAGATATTCGTGTGGTTCAGATTAAACTAGCTGATAGACTGCATAACTTAAGAACTATATCTGTACGAATGCTATCGTCCCAAAAAAGAATAGCCAAAGATACTATGGAATTTTATATTCCGTGGGCCAGAAAAAACAATATTGTCTTATGGATACCAGAAATGGAGAATATATGTGAGCGAATAAGGAATGAATGCCAATCAGAGAGATAA
- a CDS encoding NUDIX domain-containing protein produces the protein MPNKNSTSIQEQSVRGSMVSSYDSSTILERRLKNNLKASVGVLLCYTNDRKESFILLGRERIGKCDGSTWCELGGSVETGESFLEAAIRESKEESGGVYQLESSDLLNNGVVCYNEHKQKDGRTSEEVYILLKVNDYYPTDVLCKVVSQQNKDTYKEKDDFKWIACTSLCMVDQNPCLLKDIDGNECILTLRNFFYEALKRTSFRMKLKSIM, from the coding sequence TTGCCTAATAAAAACTCAACTTCTATTCAAGAACAATCGGTACGTGGATCAATGGTTTCTAGTTACGATAGTAGCACTATACTTGAAAGAAGATTAAAAAATAATCTAAAAGCGAGTGTTGGTGTTTTGCTTTGTTATACTAATGATAGAAAAGAAAGCTTTATCTTATTGGGTAGAGAACGAATAGGTAAATGTGATGGATCTACATGGTGTGAATTGGGTGGCAGTGTGGAAACGGGTGAAAGTTTTTTAGAAGCTGCTATTCGTGAATCAAAGGAGGAAAGCGGAGGCGTATATCAATTGGAATCCAGTGATTTGTTAAATAATGGAGTGGTTTGTTATAATGAGCATAAGCAAAAGGATGGACGTACTAGCGAAGAGGTATATATTTTATTGAAAGTAAATGATTATTATCCTACTGATGTATTGTGTAAGGTAGTCAGCCAGCAAAATAAGGATACTTATAAGGAGAAAGATGATTTTAAATGGATTGCATGTACTAGTTTATGTATGGTTGATCAAAATCCTTGTTTATTAAAAGATATAGATGGAAATGAATGTATACTTACGTTAAGAAATTTTTTCTATGAAGCATTGAAAAGGACTTCATTTCGAATGAAATTAAAATCTATAATGTAA
- a CDS encoding NUDIX domain-containing protein — MQDYTLQVTARALIVQNRKLLLVSNDYNLWYTPGGHLNPNETLSECMVREVKEETGIDVKPNQIVYVSDFFDKKYNVHKVEIYFSAEISVDKIPENWLDQDGPVKISKFFNVEALKDIHVVPTFLKTGKWLNLSLDVYQGSEKR; from the coding sequence ATGCAAGATTATACTTTACAAGTAACAGCTAGGGCGCTAATAGTACAAAATAGGAAATTGCTACTTGTGAGCAATGACTATAATCTTTGGTATACACCTGGTGGACACTTAAATCCAAATGAAACGCTTTCAGAGTGCATGGTAAGAGAAGTAAAGGAAGAAACTGGAATTGATGTTAAACCAAACCAGATCGTATATGTTTCAGATTTTTTTGATAAAAAGTATAATGTACATAAGGTAGAGATATATTTTTCTGCCGAAATATCTGTAGATAAAATTCCTGAAAATTGGTTAGATCAAGATGGTCCGGTTAAAATTTCTAAATTTTTTAATGTTGAAGCCTTAAAGGATATCCATGTTGTACCAACCTTTTTAAAAACAGGGAAATGGTTGAATCTTAGTCTTGATGTTTATCAAGGATCAGAGAAAAGATAA
- the dnaB gene encoding replicative DNA helicase, whose protein sequence is MTTYTKNLEVGPSSLSTPDTLAVNAKYPPHALDLEESVLGALMLEKEALVSVIDLLRPESFYKESHQEIYRAIVRLFNDSEPVDMLTVVNQLRKDGKLAAVGGSYYVSYLTTRISSSANIEFHARAILEYAMRRRLIEISIMVQKYAYDPTMDVFNTLDRTEQALFEVSDGNIRKRYLEMRSLLVEAFDSLSNRRTSANGLTGIPSGFTALDRVTSGWQKFDLIIIAARPGMGKTAFVLSALRNAAIDYKTPVAIFSLEMGALQLVNRLISSEAELAGEKIKQGKLMDHEWEQLLHKTAALSNAPIYVDDTPALSVFELRTKCRRLKAKHNIQLVVIDYLQLMSGDSHRGGSNREQEIASISRALKSIAKELDIAVVALSQLSRAVETRGGSKRPQLSDLRESGSIEQDADLVLFLYRPEYYGLTEDELGNPTQGLAEVIVAKHRNGALDQIHLQFMGRYMKFMDADMPPSTSQPEQFVIRSSKANGLNDPFELL, encoded by the coding sequence ATGACCACGTATACTAAAAACTTAGAAGTAGGACCATCTAGTCTTTCTACTCCTGACACGCTTGCGGTCAATGCAAAATATCCTCCTCACGCTTTAGACTTAGAAGAAAGTGTATTAGGTGCATTGATGCTAGAAAAAGAGGCCCTAGTGAGTGTCATTGATCTTTTACGACCTGAGAGTTTCTATAAAGAATCCCATCAAGAAATCTATCGAGCCATCGTACGACTGTTTAATGACTCAGAACCGGTAGATATGCTTACAGTAGTCAATCAGTTGCGTAAAGATGGTAAATTAGCTGCAGTAGGGGGAAGCTATTATGTAAGTTACCTAACCACACGTATTAGTTCTTCAGCCAATATCGAATTTCATGCTAGAGCTATTTTAGAATATGCCATGCGCAGAAGGTTAATAGAAATTTCTATTATGGTTCAGAAGTATGCCTACGATCCTACTATGGATGTGTTTAATACGTTAGATCGTACCGAACAAGCACTATTTGAGGTTTCTGATGGAAATATTCGGAAACGTTATCTAGAAATGCGTTCATTATTAGTAGAAGCTTTTGATAGTTTATCGAATCGTCGTACATCCGCCAATGGACTTACCGGTATCCCCAGTGGGTTTACTGCTTTAGATCGTGTTACCTCTGGTTGGCAAAAGTTTGATTTAATTATTATTGCCGCCAGACCTGGTATGGGTAAAACTGCTTTTGTACTTTCTGCTTTACGCAATGCAGCTATAGACTATAAGACACCTGTAGCTATTTTTTCTTTAGAGATGGGGGCATTACAACTGGTAAATCGATTGATCTCATCTGAAGCAGAGCTAGCTGGTGAAAAAATAAAACAAGGTAAATTAATGGATCATGAGTGGGAACAATTGCTTCATAAGACCGCTGCTCTCTCCAATGCCCCGATTTATGTAGATGATACGCCTGCACTATCCGTTTTTGAATTGCGTACCAAATGCAGAAGACTTAAGGCTAAGCATAATATTCAGCTAGTGGTTATTGACTACTTACAGCTCATGTCTGGCGATTCCCATAGAGGGGGAAGCAATCGTGAGCAAGAGATTGCTTCGATTTCACGTGCACTGAAAAGTATAGCCAAAGAATTGGATATTGCCGTGGTGGCACTTTCTCAATTAAGTCGAGCGGTAGAAACCCGTGGAGGAAGCAAACGGCCTCAATTATCTGATTTACGTGAATCTGGTTCTATTGAACAGGATGCAGATCTAGTTTTATTTTTATATAGACCAGAATATTATGGATTAACAGAGGATGAATTAGGTAATCCTACACAGGGTTTGGCAGAGGTTATTGTCGCAAAGCATCGGAATGGTGCATTAGATCAGATTCATCTGCAATTTATGGGACGATATATGAAATTTATGGATGCGGATATGCCCCCTTCTACCAGTCAACCGGAACAGTTTGTGATTCGTTCGAGCAAAGCGAATGGATTAAATGATCCGTTTGAATTGTTGTAG
- a CDS encoding SufE family protein — protein sequence MVKIAYKTTYKTICQHQDQIIDAFTTFSGDRVAMLDYLIDLGDTLAPMDTFYKTDHYLVQGCMSKVWVADVLIEKQLFFQADSNTAITKGLISLLLKVLSGQSVQDIIEADLYFIETIGINALIGFQRASGLAHMIKTLKIRALENNHIICHA from the coding sequence ATGGTAAAAATAGCATATAAGACCACATATAAGACCATTTGTCAACATCAAGACCAAATCATAGATGCCTTTACCACCTTCTCCGGTGATAGAGTCGCTATGCTAGACTATCTTATTGATTTAGGCGATACATTGGCTCCTATGGATACCTTCTATAAGACAGACCACTATTTGGTACAAGGCTGTATGTCCAAGGTATGGGTAGCCGATGTACTTATAGAAAAACAACTATTTTTTCAAGCCGACAGCAATACAGCCATTACAAAAGGGTTAATCAGCTTGTTATTGAAGGTATTGTCTGGCCAATCTGTTCAAGATATTATAGAGGCAGATCTCTATTTTATAGAAACCATTGGCATAAACGCATTGATCGGATTTCAACGTGCCAGTGGGTTGGCACATATGATTAAAACCCTGAAAATAAGAGCTTTAGAGAATAATCACATCATCTGTCATGCCTAA
- a CDS encoding aminotransferase class V-fold PLP-dependent enzyme: MFSARPLDINQIRSFFPILNQEVYNKTLVYFDNAATVHKPFSVIDTAYHFYQKDNANIHRGMHALAARATTALEQTRSAVQKFIHAPEVENIVFTSGTTEGINLIASTYGAMAVGEGDEVVVSEMEHHANLIPWQLLCKRQKATLKVIPIDDTGQLDLTHCTFSPRTKIVALTYVSNTLGTINPIKTIIDQAHQEGAIVVVDGAQAVAHIPINVTDLDCDFFVFSTHKVYGLTGLGILYGKKKWLEKMPPYQTGGGMVQQVTLTEVCYHDPPYKFETGTPPLASIISFSEAIKFISSVGYAKLAAHEESLLAYALAGLARMPEVRLIGTTSHKAPIIAFNLTNMHHLDVGLFLDAEGIAVRTGHCCTQPLMQRFGIDGVVRISFAIYNTIEEIDLFLEILQQIIDKGNRSYGKNSI, encoded by the coding sequence ATGTTTTCTGCTCGTCCCTTAGATATAAATCAGATTAGGTCTTTTTTCCCTATTTTAAATCAAGAAGTTTATAATAAAACCTTAGTCTATTTTGATAATGCGGCTACGGTCCATAAGCCTTTTTCAGTTATAGATACTGCGTACCATTTTTATCAGAAGGATAATGCCAATATCCATCGTGGGATGCATGCCTTAGCTGCTCGTGCCACTACCGCTTTAGAGCAAACCCGTTCCGCGGTGCAAAAATTTATACATGCACCTGAGGTAGAAAATATTGTTTTTACTTCAGGTACTACAGAAGGCATCAATTTAATTGCATCCACTTATGGAGCGATGGCAGTAGGTGAAGGGGACGAAGTAGTCGTTTCTGAAATGGAGCATCACGCTAACCTCATTCCTTGGCAATTGCTTTGCAAACGGCAAAAAGCTACTTTAAAGGTGATTCCTATAGACGATACAGGACAATTGGATCTAACCCATTGTACCTTTTCGCCCCGCACCAAAATCGTTGCACTAACCTATGTGTCTAATACATTGGGCACCATTAATCCTATTAAAACCATTATAGACCAAGCACATCAAGAAGGTGCCATTGTCGTCGTTGATGGCGCACAGGCCGTGGCCCATATCCCGATTAATGTTACCGACTTGGATTGTGACTTCTTTGTCTTTTCTACCCATAAGGTCTATGGTCTAACTGGGTTGGGCATTCTATATGGTAAAAAAAAGTGGTTAGAAAAGATGCCGCCCTACCAAACAGGTGGCGGGATGGTCCAACAAGTTACTCTAACAGAAGTGTGCTATCATGATCCTCCTTATAAATTTGAAACAGGGACACCACCATTGGCCTCGATTATCTCTTTTTCAGAAGCAATCAAGTTTATTTCAAGTGTAGGCTATGCCAAACTAGCTGCCCATGAAGAAAGCTTACTTGCCTACGCATTGGCTGGTTTGGCTCGTATGCCAGAAGTAAGATTGATCGGAACGACTAGCCATAAAGCACCTATTATTGCCTTTAATTTGACCAATATGCACCATTTAGATGTAGGTCTATTTTTAGATGCTGAAGGTATTGCTGTGCGTACAGGCCATTGCTGTACTCAGCCACTTATGCAAAGATTTGGGATAGACGGTGTAGTCCGCATTTCTTTTGCGATCTATAATACCATTGAAGAAATTGATCTATTTTTAGAGATATTACAACAAATTATTGATAAAGGGAACCGTTCATATGGTAAAAATAGCATATAA
- a CDS encoding SufB/SufD family protein — translation MKEFTNWLTGIFKNFSVTDPFYTERLWAFDRLNQPNFIASQTEHYNNLREMVELWIHQPYDYPIAKQTYSPVDSNVIQTLTFTFVNGIYVPSDFHDLPQNVKLQKLLDLPLLKQKEVLTTYMDDIRSSDDLFILLNRMLSQESYLLEVTSDTQKVIVLQHIVTDSARHVVPQLMINVSQGSKATIIENWSTLSHNPHALLNHFTHILLAEAAHLSYHTLYTDAPSCYQINTLYCNQKANTTFTHHTFSFGTAMLRMHLKTQINGSHARAMLYGLSTVGVKERVAHQIEVIHTAPHSFSQQHYKSILGGQSIGRFSGKIYLTAAAQQTNAYQTNNALILSDTARHYAKPQLEIYADDVKCSHGATTGQLDPSQLFYLQSRGIGAPLARRLLLEAFGSTIIGSVSLPTLQDHIYDKFVAKLVKL, via the coding sequence ATGAAGGAATTTACAAATTGGTTAACAGGGATTTTTAAAAATTTTTCTGTTACGGACCCTTTCTATACAGAAAGGCTATGGGCATTTGATAGGCTCAACCAGCCTAATTTTATAGCCAGCCAAACAGAACACTATAATAACCTGCGTGAAATGGTTGAGTTGTGGATCCATCAGCCCTACGATTACCCTATAGCTAAGCAGACTTATTCCCCAGTGGATAGTAATGTAATCCAAACCCTAACGTTCACTTTTGTAAATGGAATATACGTCCCCTCGGATTTTCATGACCTCCCTCAGAATGTGAAGTTGCAGAAGTTACTAGATCTGCCACTGCTAAAACAGAAAGAGGTACTGACAACCTATATGGATGATATCCGGTCTAGTGATGATCTATTTATCCTATTGAATAGGATGTTGTCTCAAGAGAGCTATCTACTAGAGGTTACATCAGATACACAAAAAGTGATTGTCCTGCAACATATTGTGACTGATTCTGCGCGTCATGTAGTACCTCAGCTGATGATTAACGTAAGCCAAGGCAGTAAAGCAACGATAATAGAAAATTGGTCTACCTTATCGCATAATCCGCATGCTTTGCTCAACCATTTTACCCATATTTTATTAGCAGAAGCGGCCCATCTATCGTATCATACCCTTTATACAGATGCCCCATCTTGTTACCAAATTAATACCCTCTATTGCAATCAAAAAGCCAATACCACCTTTACCCATCATACCTTTTCCTTTGGTACTGCTATGTTGCGCATGCACCTTAAGACCCAAATTAATGGCAGTCATGCCCGTGCTATGCTATATGGTTTATCAACAGTTGGTGTAAAAGAAAGAGTAGCGCACCAAATCGAAGTGATCCATACTGCCCCCCATAGCTTTAGCCAACAACATTATAAATCCATCTTAGGCGGTCAGTCAATAGGGCGTTTCAGTGGTAAAATTTACCTTACAGCTGCCGCACAGCAAACCAATGCGTATCAAACCAATAATGCCCTTATTCTATCCGATACAGCCCGCCATTACGCCAAACCACAATTAGAAATCTATGCAGATGATGTCAAATGTTCCCATGGTGCAACGACTGGGCAATTGGATCCTTCACAATTATTCTATTTGCAATCACGTGGTATAGGAGCTCCTTTAGCCCGAAGATTATTATTAGAAGCTTTTGGTAGCACTATCATTGGTTCTGTTTCTTTACCCACATTACAAGATCATATATACGATAAATTCGTAGCAAAGCTTGTAAAATTGTAG
- the sufC gene encoding Fe-S cluster assembly ATPase SufC — translation MLTIANLHVNIEGKKVLNGVNLEVSAGQIHAIMGPNGAGKSTLAAVLAGKAGYEVTQGSILLHGQDLLELAPEARAALGLFLAFQYPVEIPGVTTTNFLKTAINQIRKQRALPPLDAVAFLELLKEKRKLLRMDHTLVQRSLNEGFSGGEKKRNEMLQMALLAPSLAILDETDSGLDIDALTIVSQAINQLRSATNAMVLITHYQRLLDHVVPDFVHIFYDGTIIQSGDFTLAKRLEKEGYGWIAQLT, via the coding sequence ATGCTCACCATAGCAAATTTACATGTAAACATAGAGGGTAAAAAAGTACTAAATGGCGTAAACCTTGAAGTAAGCGCAGGTCAGATACATGCTATTATGGGACCTAATGGTGCAGGTAAAAGTACCTTAGCAGCTGTTTTAGCTGGTAAAGCCGGGTATGAAGTTACACAAGGCAGTATACTGCTGCATGGTCAGGATCTATTGGAGCTAGCGCCAGAAGCCAGAGCGGCACTTGGTCTTTTTTTAGCTTTCCAATATCCTGTTGAAATTCCAGGTGTAACGACTACCAATTTTTTAAAAACAGCGATTAATCAAATAAGGAAACAAAGAGCCTTACCCCCTTTAGATGCCGTTGCTTTTCTAGAACTTTTAAAAGAGAAGCGCAAACTGCTCCGTATGGATCACACCTTGGTACAGCGTTCACTCAATGAAGGTTTTTCAGGAGGCGAAAAAAAAAGAAATGAAATGTTGCAGATGGCTCTGTTAGCGCCTTCTTTAGCAATCCTGGATGAGACTGATTCTGGTCTAGATATTGATGCGTTAACCATTGTATCACAAGCCATTAATCAGTTGCGTAGTGCAACCAATGCCATGGTCTTGATTACCCATTACCAAAGGCTATTGGATCATGTGGTTCCAGATTTTGTGCATATTTTCTATGATGGAACAATTATACAATCCGGTGATTTTACACTTGCCAAACGATTGGAAAAAGAAGGATATGGCTGGATTGCACAACTCACCTAA
- the frr gene encoding ribosome recycling factor, with protein sequence MEIIKEHLDQAECNMDKAYVHAQDAFAKINPGRALPTMLHHLMVSYHGHPTPLQQLASIATVDPRTLTVQPWEQSAIPHIEKAIAESQLGFSSRNDGRMVMVTLPPPSEERRKTLVKLIKSEAEKGKIVIRNLRRDYKEILKATQKDGIPEDAIKRAEKKLQDLTDGYIDKINHLLTIKEADLMAV encoded by the coding sequence ATGGAAATTATTAAAGAACATTTAGATCAAGCTGAGTGCAATATGGATAAAGCTTATGTCCATGCACAAGATGCTTTTGCAAAAATTAATCCTGGACGCGCACTTCCTACTATGTTACACCATTTGATGGTAAGCTATCATGGCCATCCAACTCCATTGCAGCAATTGGCTTCAATTGCTACCGTTGATCCGCGTACTTTGACTGTTCAACCATGGGAACAAAGTGCGATTCCCCATATAGAAAAAGCGATTGCAGAAAGTCAACTTGGATTTTCCAGCAGAAATGATGGACGTATGGTAATGGTTACCTTACCGCCTCCTTCTGAAGAAAGACGGAAAACTTTGGTAAAACTCATTAAAAGTGAAGCAGAAAAAGGAAAAATAGTGATTAGAAATCTTCGCCGTGACTATAAAGAAATATTAAAAGCTACCCAAAAAGATGGTATACCAGAAGATGCTATAAAAAGGGCAGAAAAAAAATTACAAGACCTTACAGATGGCTACATTGATAAAATCAACCATCTTTTAACGATAAAAGAGGCAGATCTGATGGCTGTATAG